In one window of Trachemys scripta elegans isolate TJP31775 chromosome 5, CAS_Tse_1.0, whole genome shotgun sequence DNA:
- the CLDN23 gene encoding claudin-23 yields MRTPSVMIVGLVLSPCGLLLNLVSTLTPCWRQVSRISGKPIDVVYQQGIWELCQETQSTRQRQCGLADELGYFPTQPVQVAKGLMVSSLVVTLVGLVVAALGVRCWQEEPHYLLAGLSGLIFFASGLMSLIPVSWYNHYLSALPAPTGSTLEVGYSLVLGYLGSCLELIGGFSLALSLHQGCQECRRKKTTTKYPHRSQPGPATVSSRDSMPRSQKPAPKSFSNPVDVLEGERSFSRSLPCDSDL; encoded by the coding sequence ATGCGGACGCCGTCGGTGATGATCGTGGGCCTGGTGCTGAGTCCCTGCGGCCTGCTGCTGAACCTGGTCAGCACGCTGACTCCCTGCTGGAGGCAGGTGAGCCGAATATCCGGCAAGCCCATTGACGTGGTCTATCAGCAGGGCATCTGGGAGCTCTGCCAAGAGACCCAGAGCACCCGCCAGCGCCAGTGCGGCCTGGCTGACGAACTCGGCTACTTCCCCACGCAGCCGGTGCAGGTGGCCAAGGGGCTGATGGTCTCCTCGCTGGTTGTGACTTTGGTGGGGCTGGTGGTGGCGGCTCTGGGGGTGCGCTGCTGGCAGGAAGAGCCCCACTACCTGCTGGCAGGCCTCTCTGGCCTGATATTCTTTGCCTCCGGGCTGATGAGCCTCATCCCTGTCTCGTGGTACAACCACTACCTCAGCGCCCTGCCTGCGCCCACAGGCAGCACCCTGGAGGTGGGCTACAGCCTGGTGCTGGGCTACCTGGGCAGCTGCCTGGAGCTCATCGGGGGCTTCTCCCTGGCACTCAGCCTCCACCAGGgctgccaggagtgcaggagaAAGAAGACAACTACCAAATATCCCCACCGCAGCCAGCCGGGCCCCGCCACCGTATCTTCCAGAGACTCCATGCCCCGTAGCCAGAAGCCGGCTCCCAAGTCCTTCAGCAACCCCGTGGATGTGCTGGAGGGAGAAAGAAGCTTCAGCCGCTCCCTGCCCTGCGACTCAGACTTATAG